Proteins encoded within one genomic window of Thermoplasmata archaeon:
- a CDS encoding Lrp/AsnC ligand binding domain-containing protein produces MAAGNDMEQALTALYGEDQVAAVITLKVDTKEADRIATEIAKFEVIQDVFLVTGDTDIVAKARFKNYKGLKDFVLANLAPIPGIKDTKTLMVVTTYKEAGKTRSQS; encoded by the coding sequence ATGGCGGCGGGTAACGACATGGAACAGGCCCTGACGGCCCTCTACGGCGAGGATCAGGTCGCCGCGGTCATTACCCTGAAGGTGGACACCAAGGAGGCGGACCGGATCGCCACGGAGATCGCGAAGTTCGAGGTGATCCAGGACGTGTTCCTGGTCACCGGTGACACGGACATCGTCGCGAAGGCCCGGTTCAAGAACTACAAGGGCCTGAAGGACTTCGTCCTCGCGAACCTCGCACCGATTCCGGGGATTAAGGACACGAAGACCCTCATGGTGGTGACCACCTACAAGGAAGCCGGGAAGACGAGGTCGCAAAGTTGA
- a CDS encoding zinc ribbon domain-containing protein has translation MDDTTTAIIVILLIVMIVVTWFELRVMRRRSKSRREHIASRPEELQDEAHNALITTRAIAASLADRGGIRSEDVDSLLREAQMAYNRRNYRVALDLTKNVKDRLVSLRAQQSTQGDLARLNAAPAASESEEPTTKERLQKEYPPNLAQSKFAISLAEASIETGAAAGRDVVQARALLVTARARYDLEDYSGALSVARQAEKSAKGETVSASSLSSTAPRPSAPSLASPSPPKPAASAGRACPSCAAPLKPDDAFCRKCGTRSVLTNCPSCGAPLLGDDAFCRKCGTRIPHS, from the coding sequence ATGGACGACACGACCACCGCCATCATCGTCATCCTCCTGATCGTGATGATCGTCGTCACGTGGTTCGAGCTCCGGGTCATGCGACGCCGCTCGAAATCCCGCAGGGAACACATCGCGTCCCGGCCCGAGGAACTCCAGGACGAGGCCCATAATGCGCTCATCACGACCCGAGCGATCGCCGCAAGCTTGGCGGACCGCGGCGGGATCCGAAGCGAGGATGTGGATTCCCTGCTTCGCGAGGCCCAGATGGCGTACAACCGACGCAACTACAGGGTGGCCCTGGACCTGACCAAGAACGTGAAGGACCGCCTCGTGTCGCTCCGCGCTCAGCAGTCGACCCAGGGGGACCTCGCGCGGCTGAATGCCGCACCCGCGGCCTCCGAGTCCGAGGAGCCCACGACGAAGGAGCGCCTCCAGAAGGAATATCCGCCCAACCTCGCCCAGTCGAAGTTCGCGATCTCGCTCGCCGAAGCCTCCATCGAGACCGGGGCGGCCGCGGGTCGCGACGTTGTCCAGGCGCGTGCGCTGCTCGTCACCGCGAGGGCGCGATACGACCTCGAGGACTACTCGGGCGCGCTGAGCGTGGCGCGCCAGGCGGAAAAGAGCGCGAAGGGCGAGACGGTTTCCGCATCCAGCCTTTCCTCCACCGCGCCCCGTCCATCCGCGCCCTCGCTCGCCTCTCCGAGCCCGCCGAAGCCCGCCGCCTCGGCCGGGCGCGCGTGCCCGAGTTGCGCCGCGCCCTTGAAACCCGATGATGCCTTCTGCCGGAAGTGTGGGACGCGTTCCGTCCTGACGAACTGCCCGTCCTGCGGGGCTCCCCTTCTCGGCGACGATGCGTTCTGCCGGAAATGCGGGACACGGATTCCGCACTCATGA
- a CDS encoding formate--phosphoribosylaminoimidazolecarboxamide ligase, translating into MVARKTFASLADDYRDIVIATVCSHSSLQIFHGARQEGFKTLGIAIGKQPRFYDAFPLAKPDEFLIVDSYREIADHAGDLVAQQVVTVPHGSFVEYMGADTFARLPVPSFGNRNVLSWESDREKQREWLTSAGVTMPKKIARPEDIDSPVFVKYYGAKGGRGSFIAKNHDEFVAAIKPGMKYAIQEYVVGTRYYLQFFYSPIADGGYRLSKGSLEMLGIDRRDEANIDEMYKLGAQERLRELEIYPTFVVTGNMPVVLRESLLPKAFEMGERTVEKSLELFGGMIGPFCLETIVTDRLEFKVFEISSRIVAGTNIFISGSPYSDLVEPGMSTGRRIAREIRIAQKRGSLSEILS; encoded by the coding sequence ATGGTAGCACGGAAGACGTTCGCGTCCCTGGCCGATGACTACCGGGACATCGTCATCGCGACCGTCTGCTCCCACTCCTCGCTGCAGATCTTTCACGGCGCGCGCCAGGAGGGATTCAAGACCCTCGGCATCGCGATCGGAAAACAGCCGCGGTTCTATGACGCCTTCCCGCTCGCGAAGCCCGACGAATTCTTGATCGTGGATTCCTACCGGGAGATCGCAGACCACGCGGGCGACCTCGTCGCCCAACAGGTGGTGACCGTGCCGCACGGCTCCTTCGTGGAGTACATGGGGGCCGACACGTTCGCGCGACTCCCCGTCCCCTCGTTCGGCAATCGGAACGTCCTCTCCTGGGAGTCGGACCGGGAGAAGCAACGGGAGTGGCTGACCTCCGCGGGCGTGACCATGCCCAAGAAGATCGCCCGGCCCGAGGACATCGACAGCCCCGTGTTCGTGAAGTACTACGGGGCCAAGGGCGGCCGCGGGTCGTTCATCGCGAAGAACCACGACGAGTTCGTGGCCGCGATCAAGCCCGGGATGAAGTACGCGATCCAGGAGTACGTCGTGGGCACTCGGTACTACCTGCAGTTCTTCTACTCGCCGATCGCGGACGGCGGGTACCGGCTCTCCAAGGGATCCTTGGAGATGCTCGGCATCGACCGGCGGGATGAGGCGAACATCGACGAGATGTACAAGCTGGGAGCCCAAGAACGCCTCCGGGAACTGGAGATCTACCCCACCTTCGTGGTCACGGGGAACATGCCCGTCGTGTTGCGGGAGTCGCTGCTCCCCAAGGCGTTCGAGATGGGCGAGCGGACTGTGGAGAAGTCCCTGGAGCTCTTCGGCGGGATGATCGGACCGTTCTGCCTCGAGACGATCGTCACGGATCGGCTCGAGTTCAAGGTTTTCGAAATCTCCTCCCGCATCGTCGCGGGCACGAACATCTTCATCTCCGGCTCCCCGTACTCCGACCTGGTCGAGCCGGGGATGTCCACGGGCCGACGGATTGCCCGAGAGATCCGAATCGCCCAGAAACGCGGATCGCTCAGCGAGATCCTGAGTTGA
- a CDS encoding MFS transporter yields MEYKWKALSVTSVGALMAAVDSTVVLLALLPIAEELRSDFVSMVWVVIAYILVNTSFVLSLGRIGDMYGRKRMYNLGFAVFTVGSVLCGISANALMLVGFRAVQGFGAALLTANSFAILTEAFPARERGRAFGVNAIVWGVGSILGIVIGGFVITFTSWRLIFWINLPVGIFGTYWAYRTLHASARAAKNETFDLPAAVFFTLGLLFLLLAVTWGLLYSWTDPLVYAFFVAAPLALAAFVIWEVKFSKDPIVDFSMFRNRVFTLSITTASIQSLALFSVDFLLVFYLEGLKGLDILTASYLIVPMAAMVAITGPFGGMLSDRIGARIVATLGLAVQALVLIFFSFYLTTTTPLVDIGIAEAIYGIGGGLFWPANTSTIMSSAPPRQYGVASGVMNTFRNTGMVLSFALSLVAATSVIPARYVYQLFIGNLSGGLPTNLAAAYLTGQSFAFEVSIALLAVAAVVSLVRGRLPSPTPMPASPAAANGGEKL; encoded by the coding sequence ATGGAGTACAAGTGGAAGGCCCTCTCGGTCACCTCCGTCGGGGCGCTCATGGCGGCCGTGGACAGTACGGTCGTCTTGCTGGCCCTCCTTCCCATCGCGGAGGAGCTCCGTTCCGACTTCGTCTCCATGGTCTGGGTGGTCATCGCCTACATCCTCGTGAACACGTCCTTCGTCCTGAGCCTCGGGCGGATCGGCGACATGTACGGACGCAAGCGGATGTACAACCTCGGGTTCGCCGTCTTCACCGTGGGGTCCGTGCTCTGCGGCATCTCCGCGAACGCGCTCATGTTGGTCGGCTTCCGCGCAGTCCAGGGCTTCGGCGCGGCGCTGCTCACCGCGAACTCCTTCGCGATCCTGACCGAGGCCTTCCCGGCCCGGGAGCGGGGGCGCGCCTTCGGGGTGAATGCGATCGTCTGGGGCGTCGGCTCCATCCTGGGGATCGTGATCGGCGGGTTCGTGATCACGTTCACCTCCTGGCGCCTCATCTTCTGGATTAACCTGCCCGTGGGCATCTTCGGGACGTACTGGGCGTATCGTACCCTGCATGCCTCGGCGCGCGCGGCCAAGAACGAGACATTCGATCTTCCCGCCGCGGTCTTCTTCACCTTGGGCCTCCTCTTCCTCCTGCTTGCGGTTACCTGGGGCCTCCTCTACTCGTGGACCGATCCGTTGGTCTACGCGTTCTTCGTCGCGGCACCCCTGGCCCTGGCCGCCTTCGTGATCTGGGAAGTTAAGTTCAGCAAGGACCCGATCGTCGACTTCTCCATGTTCCGGAATCGGGTGTTCACCCTTTCCATCACGACGGCTTCCATCCAGTCGCTGGCCCTCTTCAGCGTCGACTTCCTCCTCGTCTTCTACCTGGAGGGGTTGAAGGGCCTCGACATCCTCACCGCCTCGTACCTGATCGTTCCCATGGCGGCCATGGTCGCCATCACGGGCCCGTTCGGGGGCATGCTCTCGGACCGCATCGGGGCGCGGATCGTGGCCACGCTGGGCCTCGCCGTGCAGGCCCTCGTCCTCATCTTCTTCAGCTTCTACCTCACGACCACTACGCCCCTCGTGGACATCGGGATCGCCGAGGCGATTTACGGCATCGGCGGAGGACTGTTCTGGCCGGCGAACACGAGCACGATCATGTCCTCGGCGCCCCCGCGGCAGTACGGCGTCGCCTCGGGCGTCATGAACACGTTCCGGAACACGGGCATGGTGCTGAGCTTCGCGCTGTCCCTCGTCGCGGCGACGAGCGTGATCCCGGCGCGCTACGTGTACCAGCTGTTCATTGGCAACCTCTCAGGTGGCCTCCCGACGAACCTGGCGGCGGCTTACCTCACGGGGCAGAGCTTCGCTTTCGAGGTGTCCATCGCGCTCCTCGCGGTTGCCGCGGTCGTTTCCCTCGTCCGCGGGCGGCTGCCATCCCCGACGCCCATGCCCGCCTCACCTGCGGCAGCGAACGGCGGAGAGAAGCTGTGA